One segment of Asaia bogorensis NBRC 16594 DNA contains the following:
- the ribD gene encoding bifunctional diaminohydroxyphosphoribosylaminopyrimidine deaminase/5-amino-6-(5-phosphoribosylamino)uracil reductase RibD, which translates to MAHPARDVRGRDTECSRPETVLDGWDRIIVSGVFAPGSASAQKGHSLAQREAVRSGFEAALNEAARYLGATSPNPAVGCCLLDHEGNILVTEAHHRTGTRHAEALALHRARETGVIDRVATALVTLEPCNHVGRTPPCSEALRDSPVQDVWVGMSDPNPVAGGGIARLRQMPEGRNVFLLEDFPAFADVHDGCAALLAPFATRIVRQCPWITVKQARDNKGSMIPPAGRKTFTSQASLEIAHRLRRASDAIITGIGTILSDSPRFDVRHVPDHEDRTPRLVVVCDRQNRLPDSWREKMIGSGFRVLVSRDLGEIPSLLADHGVNWAMVEAGPGLLGEIRRLGLWDDWLDIQTTPDGPDRHRVYSHGPTPLRFILDEGARPLPADKAAF; encoded by the coding sequence CGGAGACCGTCCTTGATGGATGGGACCGTATCATCGTGTCGGGAGTTTTCGCCCCCGGTTCTGCCTCCGCACAAAAGGGCCATAGCCTGGCCCAGCGTGAGGCGGTTCGTTCGGGATTTGAGGCCGCGCTGAACGAAGCGGCGCGTTATCTTGGCGCCACCTCTCCCAATCCTGCTGTTGGCTGTTGTCTGCTCGACCACGAGGGCAACATACTCGTCACCGAGGCTCATCACCGTACCGGAACCCGCCACGCCGAGGCGCTTGCCCTGCACCGGGCGCGCGAGACCGGCGTGATCGACCGCGTTGCGACAGCCCTTGTTACCCTCGAACCCTGCAATCATGTCGGACGCACGCCCCCCTGCAGCGAGGCGCTGCGCGACAGTCCTGTTCAGGATGTCTGGGTGGGCATGAGCGACCCGAACCCGGTAGCCGGGGGCGGCATTGCGCGCCTGCGGCAGATGCCTGAGGGGCGGAATGTCTTTTTGCTCGAGGATTTTCCGGCCTTCGCCGATGTGCATGATGGCTGCGCAGCGCTTCTGGCGCCTTTTGCAACACGTATCGTGCGCCAGTGCCCGTGGATCACGGTCAAGCAGGCACGGGACAATAAGGGCTCGATGATTCCCCCTGCCGGGCGCAAGACTTTTACCAGCCAGGCTTCGCTTGAGATTGCCCATCGCCTGCGCCGCGCCAGCGATGCGATCATCACGGGTATTGGCACGATCCTGTCCGACAGCCCACGTTTCGATGTGCGCCATGTTCCCGATCATGAGGACCGGACGCCGCGACTGGTCGTGGTGTGTGACAGGCAGAATCGCCTTCCCGATTCCTGGCGGGAGAAGATGATCGGTAGCGGTTTTCGCGTGCTTGTTTCGCGTGACCTAGGCGAGATCCCTTCGCTTCTGGCCGATCATGGCGTGAACTGGGCGATGGTCGAAGCCGGGCCCGGGCTACTCGGCGAAATCAGGCGGCTTGGCCTTTGGGATGACTGGCTGGACATCCAGACCACCCCGGACGGTCCTGACCGGCACCGGGTCTACTCCCACGGCCCCACCCCCTTGCGTTTCATACTTGATGAAGGGGCGCGTCCCCTTCCTGCTGACAAGGCTGCTTTCTGA
- a CDS encoding riboflavin synthase, with protein MFSGIIEHIGRIKAVEPRDQAILLQVETGLSDMDLGESIAVNGVCLTVASYDSSGLADFFVSAETLSRTALGRLAAGARVNLERASTPSTRLSGHIVQGHVDGLAHLVGIRSVGESHHITFRLPAALRGYVVEKGSIALDGVSLTVNEVSDVLDDSFTIALMIIPHTWDHTGLSEIREGDPANVEVDVLAKYVESLLKYGVRS; from the coding sequence ATGTTCTCAGGCATTATCGAACATATCGGCCGTATCAAGGCTGTCGAACCCCGTGATCAGGCGATCCTGCTTCAGGTCGAGACGGGACTGTCAGATATGGATCTGGGCGAGAGCATTGCCGTCAATGGCGTCTGTCTGACAGTCGCCTCCTATGACTCGTCAGGGCTGGCGGATTTCTTTGTCAGTGCTGAAACGCTGTCGCGCACGGCTCTAGGCAGACTGGCTGCCGGAGCGCGGGTCAATCTTGAGCGGGCCAGCACACCCTCGACACGTCTCTCGGGGCATATCGTTCAGGGGCATGTCGATGGGCTTGCCCATCTGGTGGGGATCCGCTCGGTCGGGGAGTCGCATCACATCACGTTCCGCCTTCCCGCTGCCTTGCGTGGCTATGTGGTTGAGAAAGGATCGATCGCGCTCGATGGCGTCAGCCTGACGGTCAATGAGGTGAGCGACGTGCTGGATGACAGCTTCACCATCGCCCTCATGATCATTCCGCACACATGGGACCATACCGGGCTCTCCGAAATCCGCGAGGGCGATCCGGCCAATGTCGAGGTCGATGTGCTGGCCAAATATGTCGAGAGCCTGCTGAAATACGGGGTACGGTCATGA
- a CDS encoding bifunctional 3,4-dihydroxy-2-butanone-4-phosphate synthase/GTP cyclohydrolase II: protein MNTLPSPGLAYAITALREGRMVMMVDDEARENEGDLVIAAQFATPDAVNFMATHARGLICLPLEPEQIERLELPMMPRRGHDPRGTAFTVSIEATTGITTGISAADRARTIQVAGHPDARPEDISTPGHIFPLRAHPEGTVARDGHTEGAVDLARLAGLFPAAVICEVMSDDGTMARLPELRAFSARHDIPVISIEEIAAWCRVHGREALGDVILPAPVPPAVERIAEAALPSVYGGHDLRIQAFRAPDGIEHVALIKGDPANGTPLVRLHSECVTGDALGSLRCDCGPQLREALERIAAAPSGVLVYLRGHEGRGIGLGNKIRAYALQDAGKDTLEANLVLGLPGDARDWVTGAAILQSLGIDTLRLLTNNPSKVSGLEAAGLKVISQERLEAGSNPFNRAYLHAKRTRMGHQLSDVWPELVDSVIQK, encoded by the coding sequence ATGAACACGCTTCCCTCGCCCGGTCTGGCCTATGCCATCACCGCCCTGCGTGAAGGGCGCATGGTGATGATGGTGGATGACGAAGCCCGTGAGAATGAGGGCGATCTGGTGATTGCCGCCCAGTTTGCTACGCCGGATGCCGTCAACTTCATGGCAACCCACGCGCGTGGGCTGATCTGCCTGCCGCTGGAGCCGGAGCAGATTGAACGTCTTGAATTGCCCATGATGCCCCGGCGTGGCCATGATCCACGTGGAACGGCGTTTACCGTTTCAATCGAGGCCACGACCGGGATCACGACGGGGATTTCGGCGGCCGATCGGGCACGAACCATTCAGGTTGCGGGCCACCCCGATGCAAGGCCCGAGGATATCAGCACCCCCGGCCACATCTTCCCCCTGCGAGCGCATCCCGAAGGTACGGTGGCCCGTGACGGGCATACGGAAGGCGCTGTGGATCTGGCTCGGCTGGCAGGCCTGTTTCCTGCGGCGGTGATCTGCGAAGTCATGAGTGATGACGGCACGATGGCACGTCTGCCGGAACTGCGCGCATTCTCGGCCCGTCACGACATTCCCGTCATCAGCATTGAGGAAATTGCCGCCTGGTGCCGTGTGCATGGCCGCGAAGCGCTGGGGGATGTCATTCTGCCGGCGCCCGTTCCGCCAGCGGTCGAGCGTATTGCCGAGGCAGCGCTTCCCAGCGTCTATGGCGGTCACGACCTGCGTATCCAGGCGTTTCGTGCCCCTGATGGCATCGAGCATGTGGCGCTGATCAAGGGTGATCCCGCTAACGGCACCCCGCTAGTGCGTCTGCACTCCGAATGTGTGACAGGTGATGCGCTGGGCTCACTGCGCTGCGACTGCGGCCCGCAATTGCGTGAGGCGCTTGAGCGTATCGCCGCAGCCCCTTCCGGCGTGCTGGTGTATTTGCGCGGGCATGAGGGCAGGGGGATCGGACTCGGCAACAAGATACGGGCCTATGCCCTGCAGGATGCCGGCAAGGACACGCTCGAAGCCAATCTGGTACTGGGTCTGCCGGGCGATGCGCGTGACTGGGTGACAGGCGCGGCCATTCTGCAGTCGCTTGGTATCGACACGCTCAGGCTGCTCACCAATAATCCCAGCAAGGTCTCGGGACTGGAGGCGGCAGGGCTGAAGGTCATCAGTCAGGAACGCCTCGAAGCCGGGTCCAACCCGTTCAACCGGGCGTATCTTCACGCCAAGCGTACCCGGATGGGGCATCAGCTCAGCGATGTCTGGCCCGAACTCGTTGATTCAGTGATTCAGAAGTAA
- the ribH gene encoding 6,7-dimethyl-8-ribityllumazine synthase, whose translation MSKSIPVAPDLTLVPTPKLALLVSRFNTDVTHGLRDGALEWLAEHNIRDVDVFDAPGAFELPLMAQALAKTGTYEGIICLGCVIKGDTAHFEFISLGATIGIMQAQLATETPISFGVLTTYTDEQAQARSRKDVHNKGREASAACVETLAFLRNTRS comes from the coding sequence ATGAGCAAATCCATCCCCGTCGCTCCCGACCTCACACTCGTTCCCACGCCCAAGCTCGCTCTGCTGGTGAGCCGCTTCAACACGGATGTCACGCATGGTCTGCGTGATGGCGCGCTGGAATGGCTCGCTGAACACAATATCCGCGATGTCGATGTGTTCGATGCACCGGGAGCTTTCGAACTGCCTTTGATGGCGCAGGCTCTGGCCAAGACGGGAACATATGAGGGAATCATCTGCCTTGGCTGCGTGATCAAGGGTGACACGGCCCATTTCGAGTTCATCAGCCTCGGGGCCACCATCGGCATCATGCAAGCCCAGCTTGCCACTGAAACGCCCATCTCCTTCGGTGTGCTTACGACCTACACGGATGAGCAGGCCCAGGCCCGCTCGCGCAAGGATGTGCACAACAAGGGTCGCGAGGCTTCGGCCGCCTGTGTCGAGACCCTGGCTTTCCTGCGCAACACCCGGAGCTGA
- a CDS encoding MMPL family transporter, whose protein sequence is MLANFIGSIVSFCARRALVIVALFAVLTAGSLVLTAQRLGVTTNTDEMFAASLPWKQRGAELSQLFPQNDDLMVAIIKADMPEQGRATARELARILRADHKNFRTVRLPDDSPFLENHGLLYLDKPVLGTLLDSIVAAQPFLGTLSADPSSRGIFTALGLMGEGLSAGEDIPESFTPELRGFATALNDAASGHPKDLSWQNLLAGPLGDMAGNYQYVITQPHQDFGSLQPGGEASAAMRRAIDSLPFVRSGNAIAMITGPVQLSDEEFSTVAHGMGFGLLTSLVLVACWLVLAVRSVRVIVPILITLVIGLLLTTGFAALAVGKLNLISVAFAVLFVGIAVDFAIQFSVRFRGQRLASGEAMAPAEALAETGRETGHQILVAALATAAGFLAFVPTNFVGVAQLGLIAGIGMIIAFLCTMTLLPALLHLFRARLSRGMPGFASLAPADGFLRRFRKPILAFYAILALTGIALIPRLSFDADPLHTKNPDTEGMRALHLLEQDPRASPYDGEVIVPNLKVAAERAKQFDALPSVSSVMWLGMFVPEDQTEKLAMIKDTASILLPTLVGQEVQPAPDANALRASAASAAAKLGAVIDKTAPDSPLRDIQKALATLAKAPDDRIMAADTALTRFLPEQLAQLVDVLQPTPVTMESIPQDIARDYVAPDGRALLKVLPKGRMSDSKVLYRFLRDMQSVDKNTAGTALEVVESAHTMVHAFSTAAISALVMIAIILFVALRRLLDMALVLAPLLLSALITVILIVTVPETLNFANIIALPLLLGVGVSFNIYFVMNWRAGIKSPLTSPTARAVLFSALTTGTAFGSLAASQHPGTASMGRLLLMSLACTLLATLTFIPALLPKRSIDKE, encoded by the coding sequence ATGCTAGCAAATTTCATCGGATCGATCGTCTCGTTCTGCGCAAGGCGCGCCCTTGTTATCGTCGCTCTCTTTGCGGTGCTTACAGCCGGCAGTCTGGTGCTGACGGCGCAACGCCTTGGTGTGACAACCAATACTGATGAAATGTTTGCAGCCAGCCTGCCCTGGAAACAGCGTGGCGCAGAGCTGAGCCAGCTTTTCCCGCAGAATGACGACCTGATGGTGGCCATCATCAAGGCCGACATGCCAGAGCAGGGCCGGGCGACAGCGCGCGAACTGGCCCGTATCCTGCGCGCCGATCACAAGAATTTCCGTACCGTTCGCCTGCCTGACGACTCGCCCTTCCTTGAAAATCATGGGCTGCTTTATCTCGACAAGCCGGTTCTGGGCACGCTGCTCGATTCCATCGTGGCAGCGCAGCCCTTTCTGGGGACGCTTTCGGCCGATCCGTCATCGCGCGGTATCTTCACGGCCCTTGGGCTGATGGGCGAGGGGCTGTCGGCGGGTGAGGATATCCCAGAGAGCTTCACGCCAGAGCTTCGCGGCTTTGCCACAGCACTGAATGATGCCGCCAGCGGCCACCCGAAAGATCTGTCATGGCAGAATCTTCTGGCGGGTCCGCTGGGCGATATGGCGGGCAACTACCAGTATGTGATCACGCAGCCGCATCAGGATTTCGGCTCGCTTCAGCCGGGTGGTGAGGCAAGCGCCGCCATGCGCCGTGCCATCGATTCCCTGCCATTCGTCAGGAGTGGCAACGCAATCGCCATGATCACCGGCCCGGTGCAGCTCAGCGATGAGGAGTTCTCGACCGTTGCCCATGGCATGGGTTTTGGTCTGCTGACCTCGCTCGTACTGGTGGCGTGCTGGCTGGTTCTGGCCGTGCGCTCTGTACGCGTGATCGTGCCGATCCTGATCACGCTCGTTATCGGTCTGCTGCTGACGACAGGCTTTGCCGCCCTCGCCGTTGGCAAGCTCAATCTGATTTCTGTCGCGTTTGCCGTTCTCTTTGTCGGTATCGCTGTCGATTTCGCGATCCAGTTCTCTGTCCGCTTCAGGGGGCAGCGTCTGGCATCGGGTGAAGCCATGGCGCCTGCCGAGGCACTGGCCGAGACGGGCCGCGAGACGGGGCATCAGATCCTGGTGGCGGCTCTGGCAACGGCGGCGGGTTTCCTTGCCTTCGTTCCGACCAATTTCGTGGGCGTGGCCCAGCTTGGCCTGATTGCCGGTATTGGCATGATCATCGCCTTCCTGTGCACCATGACCCTGCTGCCGGCCCTGCTGCATCTGTTCCGCGCGCGTCTGAGCCGCGGCATGCCCGGTTTCGCCAGCCTTGCACCGGCCGACGGTTTCCTGCGTCGTTTCCGCAAGCCCATCCTGGCATTCTACGCCATTCTGGCCCTGACCGGCATTGCGCTCATTCCGCGCCTCAGCTTTGACGCTGATCCTCTGCACACCAAGAATCCGGACACCGAGGGAATGCGCGCGCTTCATCTGCTGGAGCAGGACCCGCGCGCCTCGCCCTATGATGGCGAGGTGATCGTGCCGAACCTGAAGGTGGCCGCAGAACGGGCCAAGCAGTTCGACGCGCTGCCGAGTGTTTCCTCGGTCATGTGGCTGGGCATGTTCGTGCCGGAAGATCAGACCGAGAAGCTCGCGATGATCAAGGACACGGCGTCGATCCTGCTGCCGACGCTGGTGGGTCAGGAAGTGCAGCCTGCGCCCGATGCCAATGCCCTTCGCGCCAGCGCGGCTTCGGCAGCGGCCAAGCTGGGCGCCGTGATCGACAAGACCGCGCCCGACTCACCGCTGCGCGACATCCAGAAAGCCCTTGCGACACTCGCCAAGGCGCCGGATGACCGGATCATGGCGGCCGATACGGCGCTTACGCGCTTTCTGCCCGAGCAGCTGGCCCAGCTTGTCGATGTGCTTCAGCCCACGCCTGTGACGATGGAAAGCATCCCGCAGGATATTGCGCGTGACTATGTGGCGCCGGATGGACGCGCCCTGCTGAAGGTTCTGCCCAAGGGGCGGATGTCCGACAGCAAGGTGCTTTATCGCTTCCTGCGCGACATGCAGTCGGTGGACAAGAATACGGCAGGCACGGCGCTTGAGGTGGTCGAGAGCGCCCATACGATGGTTCATGCTTTCTCGACAGCGGCGATTTCGGCTCTGGTCATGATCGCCATCATCCTGTTTGTGGCGCTGCGCCGCCTGCTGGATATGGCGCTCGTTCTGGCACCCCTGCTGCTTTCTGCGCTGATCACGGTTATTCTGATCGTGACGGTGCCCGAGACACTGAATTTCGCCAATATCATCGCGCTGCCCCTGCTGCTTGGCGTAGGGGTGTCGTTCAACATCTATTTCGTGATGAACTGGCGTGCGGGCATCAAGAGCCCGCTGACATCGCCGACGGCGCGCGCGGTCCTGTTCTCGGCCCTGACAACGGGGACGGCATTCGGGTCGCTTGCCGCCTCGCAGCATCCGGGCACGGCCAGTATGGGGCGGCTACTGCTCATGTCGCTGGCCTGCACATTGCTTGCAACGCTGACCTTCATTCCCGCCCTGCTGCCCAAGCGCAGCATCGACAAGGAATAG
- a CDS encoding carbohydrate porin — protein sequence MVLSHFFRWSLAAACLAGMSAPMPGWAADDDDEETGSEPSYQINDPFPDRPLQPTSVPAFGEPKAVFYNPFGLTDWLRRHGIGLLLDNINEYAAAVTTPTRHVGDYRQGSSNAGQYALSLNVDWERIAHIRGFATHMVVTGRYGTPANRMFGDWLNHSSEIYGGGGNVVVHLVMAYGEETLYGGKLSIAAGRMAELSDFVASPLFCTFQINAICGRPRAAADTGYASTFPAGNWGLRVRGRPLPQSYIQLGLYLTEEGMFAYSMNRSGFKFNSAYINGVRMPLELGWEPRARGHLPGHYKIGAALTTTPLSDIHEDQYGQPYAVTGLNQRQHRASYNAWVLMDQKITTYRKDKAGQDTDSGLTALWGFLYNDGRVALRHWQVYGGLISRGTFASRPEDTIALAFSYTAMSPGVQRTEELLRARGEVLPYRATGIQRHAVVMEANYGWHAWRGILMQPMVELFVRPNGQGNLKDAVLLGFKSHVEFL from the coding sequence TTGGTTCTGAGTCACTTCTTCCGCTGGAGCCTGGCCGCCGCCTGTCTTGCAGGTATGTCAGCCCCGATGCCGGGCTGGGCCGCCGATGATGACGATGAGGAAACAGGCTCGGAACCCAGCTATCAGATCAATGATCCGTTTCCTGACCGGCCCTTGCAGCCCACCAGCGTACCGGCATTCGGTGAGCCCAAGGCCGTATTCTATAATCCCTTTGGCCTGACGGACTGGTTGCGTCGCCACGGGATCGGGCTGCTGCTCGACAATATCAATGAATATGCAGCCGCCGTCACCACACCCACACGCCATGTCGGCGATTACCGTCAGGGCTCGAGCAATGCCGGGCAATATGCCCTTTCGCTGAATGTGGACTGGGAGCGCATTGCGCATATCAGGGGCTTTGCCACGCATATGGTCGTGACGGGGCGCTATGGCACGCCTGCCAACCGCATGTTCGGCGACTGGCTGAACCACTCCTCTGAAATCTATGGCGGGGGCGGCAATGTAGTGGTGCATCTCGTCATGGCCTATGGCGAAGAGACGCTGTATGGCGGCAAGCTCTCGATTGCGGCAGGGCGCATGGCTGAACTCTCCGACTTCGTGGCCAGCCCGCTTTTCTGTACGTTCCAGATCAACGCCATCTGCGGTCGCCCCCGTGCGGCAGCCGATACTGGATATGCCTCGACCTTTCCGGCCGGGAACTGGGGTCTGCGTGTGCGCGGCCGCCCCTTGCCTCAATCCTATATCCAGCTTGGCCTGTATCTGACCGAAGAGGGCATGTTTGCCTATTCGATGAACCGCAGCGGCTTCAAGTTCAACAGCGCCTATATCAATGGCGTGCGTATGCCGCTCGAACTGGGATGGGAGCCAAGGGCGCGCGGCCATTTACCCGGCCATTACAAGATTGGTGCGGCACTCACGACCACCCCGCTTTCCGATATCCACGAGGACCAGTATGGCCAGCCCTATGCCGTGACAGGGCTGAACCAGCGTCAGCATCGTGCCAGCTATAATGCCTGGGTGCTGATGGATCAGAAAATCACGACCTATCGCAAGGACAAGGCGGGACAGGATACAGATTCCGGCCTGACGGCGCTCTGGGGCTTTCTCTATAATGACGGGCGCGTGGCGCTGCGCCACTGGCAGGTCTATGGCGGTCTCATCAGCCGTGGGACTTTCGCCTCCCGCCCTGAGGACACTATCGCTCTGGCCTTCAGCTACACGGCAATGTCGCCGGGCGTGCAGCGCACCGAAGAATTGCTGCGCGCGAGGGGGGAGGTACTGCCCTACCGTGCCACCGGTATCCAGCGTCATGCCGTCGTCATGGAGGCCAATTACGGCTGGCATGCCTGGCGCGGTATTCTCATGCAGCCGATGGTTGAGCTGTTCGTGCGACCCAACGGGCAGGGAAACCTCAAAGACGCTGTCCTGCTCGGCTTCAAGTCCCATGTGGAGTTCCTCTGA
- a CDS encoding AIM24 family protein: MDAQIDGSLFPVLRIALQPGETLMAETGELSWKSPHVTLETSTSGAGQSGFMGTISRMIAGGGLFITRYRAEGAPGIVAFAAKIPGHITEHTLDGSRAYLVHRHGFIAGTEGVRLEMAFQRKLGAGLFGGEGFILQRISGYGQFWAELGGEIVAHDLAPGEQIDVHPGHVGMFEESVQFDITTLPGIRNKLFGGDGVFLVRLTGPGRIWLQTLTLSNLAGALSPYLGMTEATGAAEGTLLGSLVRKAFD; encoded by the coding sequence ATGGATGCCCAGATTGATGGTTCGTTGTTCCCTGTACTCCGCATCGCCCTCCAGCCCGGCGAGACGCTCATGGCTGAGACGGGCGAGCTCTCCTGGAAAAGCCCCCATGTCACGCTGGAAACCAGTACGTCAGGGGCCGGGCAAAGCGGATTCATGGGCACAATCTCGCGCATGATTGCAGGAGGCGGGCTGTTCATTACCCGTTATCGCGCTGAAGGGGCTCCCGGCATCGTTGCCTTCGCCGCCAAGATACCGGGGCATATCACCGAGCATACGCTCGATGGATCGCGGGCCTATCTTGTGCATCGTCATGGCTTCATCGCTGGTACCGAAGGGGTCCGCCTCGAAATGGCTTTCCAGCGCAAGCTCGGCGCGGGCCTGTTTGGCGGGGAGGGATTCATCCTCCAGCGCATCTCGGGTTACGGTCAGTTCTGGGCGGAGCTGGGCGGCGAGATCGTGGCCCATGATCTTGCACCCGGAGAACAGATCGATGTGCACCCCGGTCATGTCGGCATGTTCGAGGAGAGTGTGCAATTCGATATCACGACACTGCCCGGCATACGCAACAAGCTGTTCGGGGGCGATGGCGTGTTTCTGGTCCGTTTGACCGGGCCGGGGCGCATCTGGCTGCAGACACTCACCTTGTCCAATCTCGCCGGAGCACTCAGCCCCTATCTCGGGATGACGGAAGCGACAGGCGCAGCTGAAGGCACTCTGCTCGGCTCCTTGGTGCGTAAGGCGTTCGACTGA
- the cysE gene encoding serine O-acetyltransferase — protein MSTLPDQTSPRAPDLGVVWQEMLKQSDVCCDVLIQGVFATGISDHRNFQGALAALLGTKLADRALSAPVLSALVTSALAEKPEIAEAAAEDMIAICERDAACPDYVTPFLFFKGYHAIQAYRIAHWLWCHNRQHLARHLQSLVSERFGLDIHPAARLGRRLVFDHGAGIVVGETCIIEDDVSLLQGVTLGGTGKETGDRHPKVRRGVLVGAGAIVLGNIELGEGAKVGAGSVVLESVPPYTTVVGNPARRIGTRHTSMPALGMDQRLPPVDYVI, from the coding sequence ATGAGCACATTACCCGATCAGACATCGCCCAGAGCGCCCGATCTGGGCGTCGTATGGCAGGAAATGCTCAAGCAGAGCGATGTCTGCTGCGATGTGCTGATTCAGGGTGTGTTTGCGACAGGCATCAGCGATCACCGCAATTTCCAGGGGGCTCTCGCGGCGCTGCTCGGCACCAAACTGGCTGACCGCGCGCTTTCGGCTCCGGTGCTGTCTGCGCTCGTCACATCGGCACTGGCTGAAAAACCTGAAATTGCTGAAGCCGCCGCCGAAGACATGATCGCGATCTGCGAGCGCGATGCCGCTTGCCCGGATTACGTGACCCCCTTCCTGTTCTTCAAGGGCTATCACGCCATACAGGCCTATCGTATCGCCCACTGGCTCTGGTGCCATAACCGCCAGCATCTTGCCCGCCATCTGCAAAGCCTTGTGAGTGAACGCTTCGGTCTCGACATTCACCCCGCCGCCCGTCTTGGACGGCGTCTGGTGTTCGATCATGGCGCAGGCATCGTGGTGGGTGAAACCTGCATTATTGAAGACGATGTTTCGCTTCTCCAGGGCGTTACGCTCGGCGGGACGGGCAAGGAAACCGGCGATCGTCACCCCAAGGTCCGGCGGGGCGTTCTTGTCGGAGCCGGAGCTATCGTGCTGGGTAATATCGAGCTTGGCGAGGGCGCCAAGGTGGGCGCTGGCTCTGTCGTGCTCGAGAGCGTACCACCTTACACAACGGTTGTGGGCAATCCCGCACGTCGCATCGGCACGCGCCATACCTCCATGCCAGCTCTGGGGATGGATCAGCGTCTGCCTCCCGTGGATTATGTGATCTGA
- a CDS encoding UbiH/UbiF/VisC/COQ6 family ubiquinone biosynthesis hydroxylase: MNPMRQVDICINGAGPVGATLACRLAASGLRVLLIDRSPLPGMEHPSLDGRAYAITEGSRRMLVAAGIWQHLPSPSQPIRSITVSDGRPGEPASPHGLRFGPEDAPIENGEATPFGWMIEARDLRAALNHALTTHEGALDIAAPDTGRFEFGADHVEITLKSGPVYRAPLVIAAEGRQSPLRQQAGIMVTRLPYNQCGLISIIHHERPHDDRALEHFLPQGPFARLPLPPTAEHPYRSAIVWAEATRRAERFYALDEAAFANAIMQRLGDDVGKAVPVGRRWIYPLSAQYAQRYTAPRLALAGDSAHGLHPIAGQGLNVGFKDIIALSALVETRFASGGDLGGADLLARYQRQVRPHNMAIMAACDGLERLFGNDNPLLRFGRDLGLGVMSRLPGLRRTFVKKAMGL, from the coding sequence ATGAACCCCATGCGACAGGTCGATATCTGCATCAACGGCGCTGGCCCGGTCGGGGCCACTCTGGCCTGTCGCCTTGCGGCCTCGGGGCTTCGGGTTCTGCTCATCGACCGGTCTCCCCTGCCGGGCATGGAACATCCCTCGCTCGACGGGCGCGCCTATGCCATCACCGAAGGCTCACGCCGCATGCTGGTGGCGGCCGGTATCTGGCAGCACCTCCCCTCCCCCTCGCAGCCCATACGCAGCATCACCGTCAGTGATGGCCGCCCCGGCGAGCCAGCTTCCCCCCACGGCCTGCGCTTTGGCCCGGAGGATGCACCGATCGAAAATGGTGAAGCCACGCCATTCGGATGGATGATCGAGGCGCGCGACCTGCGTGCGGCCCTCAACCATGCCCTGACGACGCATGAAGGCGCTCTCGACATTGCCGCGCCTGATACGGGGCGCTTCGAATTTGGCGCCGATCATGTCGAGATCACGCTCAAATCCGGACCGGTTTATCGGGCGCCGCTCGTCATCGCCGCAGAGGGGCGGCAGAGTCCGTTACGCCAGCAGGCGGGCATCATGGTCACGCGCCTGCCCTACAACCAGTGCGGACTGATCAGCATCATTCATCATGAGCGCCCACATGACGACAGGGCGCTTGAACACTTTCTCCCTCAGGGGCCGTTTGCACGCCTCCCCCTGCCGCCCACGGCCGAGCATCCCTATCGTTCAGCGATCGTCTGGGCAGAGGCGACACGACGCGCCGAGCGGTTCTACGCGCTTGATGAAGCAGCCTTTGCCAATGCCATCATGCAGCGTCTTGGCGATGATGTAGGCAAGGCCGTTCCGGTCGGCCGACGCTGGATCTATCCGCTTTCGGCGCAATATGCCCAGCGTTACACGGCACCGCGGCTTGCGCTCGCGGGCGATTCCGCCCACGGCCTTCACCCGATTGCGGGACAGGGCCTGAATGTCGGGTTCAAGGACATCATCGCCCTTTCCGCCCTTGTGGAAACGCGGTTTGCCAGCGGGGGCGATCTCGGCGGCGCCGATCTGCTTGCTCGCTACCAGCGTCAGGTGCGCCCCCATAACATGGCGATCATGGCGGCTTGTGACGGGCTTGAACGCCTGTTCGGCAATGACAATCCTCTTTTGCGTTTCGGGCGTGATCTTGGGCTGGGCGTGATGAGCCGCCTGCCAGGCCTGCGCCGCACATTCGTGAAGAAGGCCATGGGATTATGA